Sequence from the Nocardia brasiliensis genome:
GATCGCCAGCACGGTGAGCGCCACCGCGGGCAGCCGCAGCACGAAGAACGAGCCCGGTGCGAGCAGGTCCATCGCCCGCGCCAGCAGCGGCAGCACCGGCCCCTGATCGGCGTAACCGAAGGACGGGTGCCGACCAGCCGCCAGGAAGTACAGCTCGTCACCGAAGTAGTCGTAGCGGCTCGCGGCGAACAGCAGCACCGCCGTCGCGCACCCGGCGAGGGCGGCGAGCCACGCCGTTGCCAAGGGCGGGCGGTCGGGGCAGGCCGGGTCGAGCGCGGGCCGTGCCGCGGTATCGATCGGCGGGGTCTTCGTACGCTCGCGCATGCCGGCTCCTGGAACACTTCCGGGACGGGACCGCTCGAATGTAGCGGGAAACCGCCGCGCGAACGGGAACCGGCCAGACGAGACGCCGCGGCGTTTCGCGCGAGATCCGGGGTCCGCGTTCGATGTCGGGGCGAGGACGCCCGCCGATCGCGCCACGCTGCGGCCAAGGGTGGGCGACCTACCCCGGGTCGCGACCGTCGAGGCGGCACCGGGCGGCGGCGGCATCGCGCCGACGCCGCACCGGCGGGCCGCTCAGCGCACGTAGGAGTCGGCCACCGCGAGGACCTCGTCGACGATCTCGAGGCCGGTGCGCAGTTCGTCCGCCGACGTGGTGAGCGGCGGCGCGATCTGAAAACGGTTGCCCGCGTTGAACGGCCACAACCCACGTGCCTTGGCGGCGGCGGTCACCTTCGCCATCGGCTCGGCGGCCGCGCCCGCGGCGGCGAACGGCACCAGCGGCTCCCTGGTCCCGGGATCACGAACCAGATCCAGTGCCCAGAAGAAGCCGAGCCCGCGCACCTCGCCGACGCTGGGATGCCGAGCGGCCAACTCGTGCAACCCTTTTCCGAGCACGTCCGCCCCGACCGAGCGCACGTGCTCGAGGATGCCGTCGCGCTCGAAGACCCCGATCGAGGCGACACCGGCCGCACACGCCAGCGGATGGCCCGCGTAGGTGAGCCCGCCGGGATAGACGGTGTGGTCGTAGCGCTGCGCGATCCGCTCGGCGATGAGCACGCCGCCGAGCGGCACGTAGCCGGAGTTCACCCCCTTGGCGAAGGTGATGATGTCGGGCGCGACATCGAAGGCCCGCACCGCGAACCACTCCCCGATCCGGCCGAAGCCGACCATCACCTCGTCGGCGATGTAGACGATGCCGAACTCGTCGCACAGCGCTCGCACACCCGCCAGGTAGCCGGGCGGCGGGATCAGCACACCGTTGGTGCCGACCACCGTTTCCATGATCAAGCCCGCGATGTTCTGCGGCCCCTCCAGTTCGATCACCTGCCGCAGATGATGCAGCGCGGCCGCCGTCTCCTCCTCGGGAGTGCTTGTGCCCCACGGTGATCGATAGGGATACGGGCCGAAGAACCGGACCACGTCGACGTTCGTCGGCTCCGCGCCCCAGCGGCGCGGCTCGCCCGTCAGGCCGATCGCGGTACCGGTGCCGCCGTGGTAGGACCGGTACGCGGACAGCATCTTGGTGCGGCCGGTGTAGCTGCGCGCCAGGCGCACGGCGTGCTCGATCGCCTCCGCGCCGCCGGTGGTGAACAGGACCCGGTTCAGCTCACCCGGCGCCCGCTCCACGATGAGCCGGGCCAGCTCGCTGCGCACCTCGTTGCCCATGGTCGGGGAGATGGTGGTCAGCACCTGGGCCTGCGCGACGATCGCCGCGACGATGTCGGGATGCTGGTGTCCGATGTTGACATTGACCATCTGCGAACAGAAGTCGAGGTAGCGCTTGCCCTGGTCGTCCCAGAAGTAGGCGCCGGAGGCTCCCGTGATCGGCACCGGGTTCAGTTCGGCCTGCGCGCTCCACGGGTAGAAGACGTGATCCACCAAGGTTATTTGCCTCCCTCATGCAGCGTGACCTGGCTCGGCGCATAGCCGGCGCCGGTCACGTCGATACCATCGGCCTTCAGCAATTCCACCGCCTTGCTGACGTATTCGTTCGTATAGGCGTCCGCGTCCGGGTCCTCGCGCAGCACGGTGACGCCCTCCTGGTTCTTGGTGTCCTTGGCGATGCGCACCGTGCGATCCCACGCCGCCTTGTCCACCATGCCGATACCGGCGGGGGCCGGCCAGATCAGCTTGTTCACCTCGTTGATCTGCCACTGCTGGTGGGACGCGCCCAGGGTGCTGCCCGCGGCGACGGTGATGTCGCGGCACTTGTCGACGTTGTCGCGGCAGAACGCCCAGCCTTTGAGCGAGGCCGCGACGAACTTCGTCGTCAGCTCTTGATATTTCGGATCCCGCAGCTTCTCGGTGTTGGCCCAGATCGCGTCCTGGAGCATCGCGACGCCCTGGTCGTTCCAGTCGATGGTGGTGAAATCGTCGGCGGTGTAGAGCTTTCCGGTCGCCGGGTTCTTCGTCTCCAGCAGCTGGGCGTACTCGTTGTAGGACATCGCCTGGGCCGCCGCGATGTCCCTGGCGAGGAAGGCGTTCATGTCGAACTGCTGCTGCACCAGCTTGACGTCCTTCGCCGGGTCGAGACCGGCCTTCGTCATGCCGGCGAAGAGCTCGAACTCGTTGCCGTAGCCCCAGTTCCCGA
This genomic interval carries:
- a CDS encoding aspartate aminotransferase family protein, translated to MDHVFYPWSAQAELNPVPITGASGAYFWDDQGKRYLDFCSQMVNVNIGHQHPDIVAAIVAQAQVLTTISPTMGNEVRSELARLIVERAPGELNRVLFTTGGAEAIEHAVRLARSYTGRTKMLSAYRSYHGGTGTAIGLTGEPRRWGAEPTNVDVVRFFGPYPYRSPWGTSTPEEETAAALHHLRQVIELEGPQNIAGLIMETVVGTNGVLIPPPGYLAGVRALCDEFGIVYIADEVMVGFGRIGEWFAVRAFDVAPDIITFAKGVNSGYVPLGGVLIAERIAQRYDHTVYPGGLTYAGHPLACAAGVASIGVFERDGILEHVRSVGADVLGKGLHELAARHPSVGEVRGLGFFWALDLVRDPGTREPLVPFAAAGAAAEPMAKVTAAAKARGLWPFNAGNRFQIAPPLTTSADELRTGLEIVDEVLAVADSYVR
- a CDS encoding ABC transporter substrate-binding protein: MTQSTKRFRACLALVTLAAAALTGCSTTDGASTTTADGLTKVRLQLQWFKQGQFAGYLAAVDQGFYKEQGLSVEILDGGTDIVPQTVLAQGQADYAIAWVPKALASREAGVGITEVAQIFQRSGTKQVSFKSDNITDPGALRGKTVGNWGYGNEFELFAGMTKAGLDPAKDVKLVQQQFDMNAFLARDIAAAQAMSYNEYAQLLETKNPATGKLYTADDFTTIDWNDQGVAMLQDAIWANTEKLRDPKYQELTTKFVAASLKGWAFCRDNVDKCRDITVAAGSTLGASHQQWQINEVNKLIWPAPAGIGMVDKAAWDRTVRIAKDTKNQEGVTVLREDPDADAYTNEYVSKAVELLKADGIDVTGAGYAPSQVTLHEGGK